The Halomonas sp. KG2 genome contains a region encoding:
- the hemB gene encoding porphobilinogen synthase yields MNTSAPRHFPATRLRRMRRDDFSRRLMQESTLTPSDLILPVFVLEGENQREAIASMPGVERLSIDLLIEQAREAYALGIPALALFPVVGAEQKSELAEEAYNSNGLVQRSVRALKEALPELGIITDVALDPYTSHGQDGILDEHGYVQNDRTVDTLLKQALSHAEAGADVVAPSDMMDGRIGAIRQVLEQEHLHNVRIMAYSAKYASKYYGPFRDAVGSATNLGKADKRTYQMDPANSDEALHEVAMDIAEGADMVMVKPGMPYLDIVRRVKSELQVPTFAYQVSGEYAMHRAAFDNGWLEAEPVILESLMCFKRAGADGILTYFALEAARLLQR; encoded by the coding sequence TTGAACACCTCTGCTCCCCGTCACTTCCCTGCTACCCGACTTCGCCGTATGCGTCGCGACGATTTCTCCCGTCGCTTAATGCAGGAGTCGACGCTAACACCCAGTGATTTGATTTTGCCGGTTTTTGTACTGGAAGGCGAAAATCAACGCGAAGCAATTGCCTCAATGCCCGGTGTTGAGCGTCTTTCCATCGACCTGCTGATAGAGCAGGCACGTGAGGCCTACGCGCTGGGTATTCCTGCCTTAGCTCTCTTCCCCGTTGTCGGCGCTGAGCAAAAAAGCGAGTTAGCAGAAGAGGCTTACAACTCGAATGGTCTTGTCCAGCGTAGTGTGCGGGCGCTAAAAGAAGCACTACCAGAGCTTGGCATTATTACCGATGTCGCCCTTGACCCCTATACTAGCCACGGGCAGGACGGCATTCTTGATGAGCACGGCTATGTGCAAAATGACCGCACAGTGGATACGCTGCTCAAACAAGCGCTCTCTCACGCCGAAGCAGGCGCCGATGTCGTAGCCCCCTCCGATATGATGGATGGCCGCATCGGCGCCATCCGCCAAGTGTTAGAGCAAGAACACCTGCATAATGTGCGTATTATGGCGTATAGCGCTAAGTATGCCTCTAAGTATTACGGCCCCTTCCGTGATGCAGTCGGGTCTGCCACTAACCTTGGCAAAGCAGATAAACGCACCTATCAGATGGATCCTGCCAATAGCGATGAAGCGCTGCATGAAGTGGCTATGGATATCGCCGAAGGCGCCGATATGGTGATGGTGAAACCCGGTATGCCTTACTTGGATATCGTACGCCGTGTAAAAAGCGAACTCCAAGTACCGACATTTGCCTACCAAGTCAGCGGTGAATACGCCATGCATCGCGCTGCTTTCGATAACGGCTGGCTTGAGGCCGAACCGGTGATTCTTGAGTCACTGATGTGCTTCAAGCGCGCAGGAGCTGATGGAATTTTAACCTATTTTGCGTTAGAAGCAGCACGCTTATTGCAGCGTTAG
- the ppk1 gene encoding polyphosphate kinase 1 translates to MDDQSADSTPVFSSESTNAANETVSGEGEALPLRINRTPTGVHAKESHLEADLDDPQLYFNRELSHLQFNIRVLEQALDDAHPLLNRLMFLLIFSSNMDEFFEIRVAGLKHQMALGDDTTAADGRLPKAVLAEISDIAHQQIARQYQILNETLLPALEAQGLRFRRRDQWTDEQKAWVKDFFDNEIMPVISPIGLDPSHPFPRLVNKSLNFIVELEGKDAFGRAGGMAILPAPRSLPRLMALPKALCAEGFSEYIFLSSMIHAHAEELFPGMRVRGCYQFRLTRNADMTVDPEEVSDLASALRGELLARRYGSGVRLEVADNCPDDLISFLLRQFELESSDLYRVQGPVNLTRMMAVLGDVDRPELLYRPYSPSVPKALKGGSLFSAIAKSDILLHHPFQSFSPIEDLLREAARDPDVLAIKQTLYRTGADSTIVSALVDAASQGKEVTVVIELRARFDEADNLQLASRLQEAGAIVIYGIMAYKTHAKMLHIVRREKGELRHYAHLGTGNYHSKTAKLYTDYSLLTANTALCADVHKVFQQLSGMGRARKIDTLLHAPFTLHERLVEMIDREAQVALKGKRGHIIIKCNSLTEPKLIKALYRASQAGVECDLIIRGMCCLKPGIEGVSENIRVRSIIGRFLEHTRVFHFHNDGKPETWCSSADFMSRNMFHRVETCFPLLDKKLATRVRKDLETYLVDNCQSWLLQSDGSYQLQSPGNGDPISAQETLLYAYASKS, encoded by the coding sequence ATGGACGATCAATCAGCAGATTCCACGCCAGTATTTTCTAGCGAGTCAACGAACGCTGCAAACGAGACAGTAAGTGGCGAGGGAGAAGCTTTGCCATTGCGCATCAATCGTACCCCCACCGGAGTTCACGCGAAAGAGTCTCATTTGGAGGCGGATCTTGACGATCCGCAGCTCTACTTCAATCGCGAGCTTTCTCATCTGCAATTCAATATCCGGGTGCTTGAACAAGCCCTGGACGATGCGCATCCGCTACTTAACCGGCTGATGTTTCTGCTGATCTTTTCATCCAACATGGATGAGTTTTTTGAGATAAGAGTCGCTGGGCTTAAACACCAAATGGCACTAGGCGACGATACCACCGCCGCTGATGGCCGCTTACCCAAGGCTGTGTTGGCAGAAATTTCGGATATCGCGCATCAGCAAATTGCCCGCCAATATCAAATATTGAACGAAACACTGCTGCCCGCGCTGGAAGCTCAGGGATTACGCTTTCGTCGTCGCGATCAGTGGACCGACGAGCAAAAAGCCTGGGTGAAAGATTTTTTTGATAACGAGATCATGCCGGTCATCAGCCCCATTGGCTTAGATCCTTCCCACCCGTTCCCGCGTTTGGTTAATAAAAGCCTCAACTTCATTGTTGAGCTAGAGGGAAAGGACGCCTTTGGCCGGGCTGGCGGTATGGCAATACTGCCAGCACCCCGCTCACTGCCTCGTTTGATGGCGCTGCCTAAAGCGCTATGTGCAGAAGGCTTCTCCGAGTATATTTTCTTATCGTCGATGATTCACGCACATGCAGAGGAACTCTTCCCCGGCATGCGTGTGCGCGGTTGTTATCAGTTCCGGCTGACCCGCAATGCCGATATGACCGTCGACCCAGAAGAGGTCTCAGACTTGGCCTCAGCGCTACGTGGCGAGCTATTAGCCCGCCGCTATGGCAGCGGTGTTCGCCTTGAAGTCGCTGATAATTGTCCAGATGACTTGATCAGTTTCTTGCTGCGCCAGTTTGAGCTAGAAAGCAGCGATTTATACCGTGTTCAAGGGCCGGTAAATTTGACCCGCATGATGGCGGTTCTCGGCGATGTCGACCGACCAGAGCTACTCTACCGCCCTTACTCACCTAGCGTGCCAAAAGCATTAAAAGGTGGCAGCCTGTTTAGCGCTATTGCCAAAAGCGATATTCTGCTTCACCACCCGTTCCAGTCCTTTTCACCTATCGAAGATTTACTGCGCGAGGCTGCACGCGATCCGGACGTACTGGCAATCAAGCAGACGCTGTACCGTACAGGCGCAGACTCAACGATAGTGAGTGCTCTGGTCGATGCCGCCAGCCAAGGCAAAGAAGTCACCGTTGTTATCGAGCTGCGGGCGCGTTTCGATGAGGCCGACAATCTTCAGTTAGCATCACGCCTTCAAGAAGCCGGCGCCATCGTGATTTACGGCATCATGGCCTATAAAACCCACGCCAAAATGCTGCATATCGTGCGGCGTGAGAAGGGCGAGCTGCGCCACTACGCACATTTAGGCACCGGCAACTACCACTCTAAAACCGCGAAACTATATACCGATTATAGTCTGCTGACTGCCAATACAGCGCTATGCGCGGACGTGCATAAGGTGTTCCAGCAGCTTTCTGGCATGGGCCGCGCGCGCAAGATCGACACCCTGCTTCACGCCCCCTTTACGCTTCACGAGCGCTTAGTCGAAATGATTGACCGTGAAGCTCAGGTGGCGCTTAAAGGTAAGCGTGGGCATATCATTATTAAGTGCAATTCGTTAACAGAGCCCAAACTTATCAAAGCGCTTTATCGCGCCTCGCAAGCAGGCGTAGAGTGCGACCTGATCATTCGTGGCATGTGCTGTTTGAAACCTGGTATCGAGGGTGTTTCAGAGAATATCCGCGTTCGGTCGATTATTGGGCGCTTTTTAGAACATACCCGTGTTTTCCACTTCCACAATGACGGCAAGCCAGAAACGTGGTGTTCAAGCGCTGATTTTATGTCACGCAATATGTTCCATCGCGTAGAAACCTGTTTCCCGCTATTGGATAAAAAGCTGGCCACCCGAGTACGTAAAGATCTGGAAACCTATCTGGTAGATAACTGCCAAAGCTGGCTACTACAAAGCGACGGTAGCTATCAACTGCAGAGCCCTGGCAATGGCGACCCGATCAGCGCCCAGGAAACACTGCTCTATGCCTACGCCTCAAAAAGCTAG
- the metE gene encoding 5-methyltetrahydropteroyltriglutamate--homocysteine S-methyltransferase: MTVSHILGYPRIGAQRELKKATEAYWKGDISRGDLEATGQALRLSHWQTQQNAGLDFISVGDFAFYDQVLNVSVMLGAVPARFNAQHEVSAGNVDLDTAFRMARGRAPSGTPAAACEMTKYFDTNYHYLVPELHEGQTFTLASERLFNEVDEALQAGFTPKVTLTGPLTWLWLGKAKGSEFDRLNLLDSVLDVYSEILARLATQGIEWVQLDEPALVQDLPLAWQQAYERAYHRLQSAPLKLLVATYFGALGDNLSLTTRLPVAGLHIDAVRAQGQVESVIDRLSPHQVLSIGLVDGRNIWRADLAALRERLLPLKVRLGQRLWLAPSCSLLHVPVDLSQETELDSELVGWLAFARQKLDEVVTLARLIDNRTTSIDEQRVSEATYALDKRRESTRIHQPAVSSRLAAITAQDSQRQSPYAARAAAQRRALALPLFPTTTIGSFPQTDEIRAARRVFKAGELSQTDYEARMREEIAFVVERQQALGLDVPVHGEAERNDMVEYFGEQLEGFAFTRFGWVQSYGSRCVKPPIIFGDVTRQVPMTVKWSEYAQSLTDKPMKGMLTGPVTILQWSFVRDDQPRATTCRQIALALRDEVLDLEKAGIRIIQIDEPALREGLPLRQHEWQDYLDWAVESFQLSAAGVKDSTQIHTHMCYSEFNDIIGAIAALDADVITIETSRSDMELLDAFQDFAYPNEIGPGVYDIHTPNIPDVAWMVALMEKALEKIPAERLWVNPDCGLKTRGWAEVEPALANMVEAANQLRQRYA, from the coding sequence ATGACAGTTTCTCATATTCTCGGCTATCCCCGAATTGGCGCTCAGCGCGAACTTAAAAAAGCCACCGAAGCCTATTGGAAAGGAGACATCTCACGGGGAGACCTTGAAGCAACAGGGCAGGCGCTCAGGCTTTCTCATTGGCAGACCCAGCAAAACGCGGGCCTCGACTTTATCAGTGTTGGCGATTTTGCATTTTACGACCAGGTACTTAATGTTTCCGTCATGCTGGGAGCGGTGCCCGCGCGTTTTAACGCCCAACACGAAGTTAGCGCAGGCAACGTTGATTTGGATACCGCGTTTCGCATGGCCCGTGGCCGTGCCCCTAGCGGCACACCTGCAGCTGCTTGCGAAATGACCAAGTACTTTGATACCAACTACCACTACTTAGTACCTGAACTGCATGAGGGGCAGACGTTTACGCTAGCGTCTGAGCGCTTATTTAATGAAGTAGATGAAGCTTTACAGGCAGGCTTTACGCCTAAAGTGACGCTAACCGGCCCGCTTACTTGGCTATGGCTAGGCAAGGCTAAAGGTAGTGAATTTGACCGGCTGAACCTGCTAGATAGTGTATTAGATGTGTATAGCGAAATTCTGGCACGCCTAGCCACCCAAGGTATTGAGTGGGTGCAGCTTGACGAGCCTGCTTTGGTGCAAGATCTGCCGTTGGCGTGGCAGCAAGCGTATGAGCGTGCCTATCATCGCCTGCAGTCGGCGCCGCTGAAGCTACTCGTTGCCACTTACTTTGGTGCGCTGGGTGATAACCTTTCGCTAACCACTCGCCTGCCAGTGGCTGGTTTGCATATTGATGCTGTGCGTGCGCAGGGCCAGGTAGAGAGCGTGATTGATCGTTTAAGCCCTCATCAAGTGCTCTCAATTGGCTTAGTCGATGGCCGTAATATTTGGCGTGCTGATTTGGCAGCCCTACGTGAGCGTTTGCTGCCCTTAAAAGTGCGTTTAGGGCAGCGGTTATGGCTGGCGCCCAGCTGTTCGTTGCTGCACGTGCCGGTAGACTTGTCCCAAGAAACCGAGCTAGATAGCGAGCTGGTCGGCTGGCTAGCATTTGCCCGGCAAAAACTGGATGAAGTGGTGACCCTCGCTCGGCTCATTGATAACCGAACAACGTCCATTGATGAGCAGCGGGTGAGCGAGGCAACATATGCTTTGGATAAGCGTCGGGAATCAACCCGAATTCATCAACCTGCTGTCAGCTCACGTCTAGCAGCAATAACGGCTCAAGATAGCCAACGCCAATCACCTTATGCTGCCCGTGCAGCAGCACAGCGCAGAGCGCTTGCGTTACCGCTGTTTCCCACCACCACCATTGGTTCTTTTCCGCAAACAGATGAGATACGCGCTGCTCGTCGGGTATTTAAAGCCGGTGAACTGAGCCAAACGGATTATGAAGCCCGCATGCGTGAAGAAATTGCCTTTGTCGTAGAACGCCAGCAAGCACTAGGGCTTGATGTGCCTGTCCATGGTGAGGCTGAACGTAATGACATGGTGGAGTACTTTGGTGAACAGTTAGAAGGCTTTGCCTTTACGCGCTTCGGCTGGGTACAAAGTTATGGCTCTCGTTGTGTGAAACCACCGATTATTTTTGGTGATGTCACCCGCCAAGTGCCGATGACGGTGAAGTGGAGCGAATATGCCCAATCGCTCACGGATAAGCCCATGAAAGGCATGCTGACAGGACCTGTGACGATTTTGCAGTGGTCGTTTGTGCGTGATGATCAACCTCGCGCAACTACCTGCCGCCAGATCGCCCTGGCGCTGCGTGACGAAGTATTGGATTTGGAAAAAGCCGGTATTCGGATCATTCAAATTGACGAGCCTGCGCTACGTGAAGGCTTACCGCTGCGCCAGCACGAGTGGCAAGACTATTTAGATTGGGCGGTAGAAAGCTTCCAGCTAAGCGCCGCTGGCGTGAAGGATAGCACCCAAATCCATACCCATATGTGCTATTCGGAGTTTAACGACATCATTGGTGCCATCGCTGCGCTAGACGCGGATGTGATTACTATTGAAACCTCACGTTCCGATATGGAGTTGCTGGACGCTTTCCAGGATTTTGCATACCCGAACGAAATTGGGCCAGGGGTTTATGATATCCACACACCCAATATTCCGGATGTTGCGTGGATGGTGGCGCTGATGGAAAAAGCGCTAGAGAAAATCCCTGCCGAGCGGCTATGGGTGAACCCAGATTGTGGTCTAAAAACCCGTGGTTGGGCTGAAGTGGAGCCTGCATTGGCGAATATGGTGGAAGCGGCCAATCAACTGCGTCAGCGTTATGCGTAA
- a CDS encoding LysR family transcriptional regulator, protein MIELRHLRTLLALRETGSLVEAAERVHLTQSALSHQLKDLEGRVDSALFVRKTRPVEFTRAGLRLLALADEILPEVRKTERDLARLAGTEQGRLHMAIECHSCFQWLMPTVDYFRDHWPEVEIDIPSGHHFDPLPALAREQLDLVITADPQPLEGVHYVPLFRYEGLLAVARQHAFAGRPFIEPQALAEETLITYPVEHSRLDVFTQFLSPANVRPQEIRTAELTIMMMQLVASGRGVCALPNWALTEYLERDYVSAVKLGENGIWSTLYAAIREENIEAPWMQDFLRTAKETSFAVLSGIKPATRDEESAA, encoded by the coding sequence ATGATTGAATTACGCCACCTGCGCACGCTGCTTGCCCTCCGGGAAACCGGTTCTTTAGTGGAGGCTGCTGAGCGGGTTCACCTAACGCAGTCGGCACTTTCCCATCAGTTAAAAGACTTGGAAGGTCGCGTTGACAGCGCGCTGTTTGTACGTAAAACGCGCCCAGTAGAATTCACCCGGGCGGGTCTTCGCCTATTGGCCCTGGCGGATGAGATTTTGCCTGAGGTGCGTAAAACTGAGCGCGACTTAGCTCGCTTGGCAGGTACCGAACAGGGGCGATTACACATGGCGATCGAGTGCCACAGCTGTTTCCAGTGGCTGATGCCAACGGTGGATTATTTTCGCGACCATTGGCCAGAGGTGGAAATTGATATCCCCAGTGGTCACCACTTCGACCCGCTCCCTGCTCTTGCTAGAGAGCAGTTAGACTTGGTGATTACCGCTGACCCCCAGCCACTAGAAGGGGTTCACTACGTACCGCTGTTTCGTTATGAGGGACTGCTGGCGGTTGCTCGACAGCATGCCTTTGCCGGCCGGCCATTTATCGAACCACAAGCGTTAGCCGAGGAGACGCTAATCACCTACCCAGTCGAGCACTCCCGGCTAGATGTGTTTACCCAGTTTTTGTCTCCCGCCAATGTACGACCACAGGAAATTCGCACCGCAGAGCTCACCATCATGATGATGCAGCTTGTTGCCAGCGGTAGAGGCGTCTGCGCGCTACCCAACTGGGCACTCACCGAGTATTTAGAGCGGGATTACGTTAGCGCCGTAAAACTGGGTGAGAACGGCATTTGGAGCACACTTTATGCTGCCATTCGGGAGGAAAATATAGAAGCGCCTTGGATGCAGGATTTTTTGCGCACCGCTAAAGAGACGTCATTTGCGGTGCTGTCAGGCATTAAACCGGCAACTCGCGACGAGGAATCAGCAGCGTAA
- a CDS encoding ATP-binding protein: MRRVLGHGSFLRFYLLLGLALCVVFFIALGGRSFIEQIRREDYREQLAALPMSLMTQQLASSPVAERETMLARFSERLGMQLSLKRIESVGLNYFEQARVERGTVLVAEDPWRLRQRIPSDEWMLEATFAAWSERQWQGSMILLGEWLASMPHEARADAIASLDTGGWPLVLLSTPPSDLTPEQQFQLSQGGVLTRLVSDKLSLMLLYRVPGDNQWLQAGPTSRGDTLPVNLHLPLLVGLMVVLSLIIYLIMRSIESRMARLELAATRIASGRLETRVKVESGDFLGRLGMAFNGMANQVQSLLRGQQEMIRAVSHELRTPVARIRFAVQMVEDMTDQPAIRRQLQGIDADISELDELVDEILTYARLGGESNNGVELEMALVECRAMAERVIDTLSPLHQSLSLTLDGSAEVELYAEPRYLQRALQNLVSNACRYGKSQVVIRLWDEPHLVRIDIEDDGPGIPPEARSDIFKPFARLDDSRARSSGGYGLGLSIVQKIIAGHGGSVTVDTSPTLGGARFTLLIPRRELPV, encoded by the coding sequence ATGCGGCGAGTGCTGGGCCACGGTTCTTTTTTAAGGTTTTATCTTCTGTTGGGGCTAGCACTATGCGTGGTATTTTTTATTGCATTGGGCGGGCGTTCTTTTATCGAGCAGATTCGTCGTGAAGATTATCGTGAACAGCTCGCCGCATTGCCGATGTCGTTAATGACGCAGCAGTTAGCGTCAAGTCCGGTAGCTGAAAGAGAAACCATGCTTGCCCGCTTTTCGGAACGGCTGGGTATGCAGCTCTCACTTAAGCGTATTGAGAGTGTGGGGCTTAACTACTTTGAACAAGCTCGCGTTGAGCGAGGCACGGTATTAGTTGCTGAAGACCCCTGGCGGTTACGGCAACGCATACCCAGCGATGAGTGGATGCTGGAAGCAACGTTTGCCGCCTGGAGCGAGCGTCAGTGGCAGGGCAGCATGATACTGCTCGGAGAGTGGCTTGCTAGCATGCCACATGAGGCGAGGGCCGACGCCATCGCTTCGCTAGACACGGGTGGCTGGCCACTTGTCCTGCTTTCAACGCCGCCCTCAGATCTTACTCCAGAACAGCAGTTTCAACTCTCTCAGGGAGGCGTGCTGACGCGGCTGGTGTCGGATAAGCTCTCGCTGATGCTGCTTTACCGGGTGCCTGGTGATAATCAGTGGTTGCAAGCGGGACCGACCTCTCGTGGTGATACGCTGCCGGTCAATTTGCACTTACCTTTGTTGGTAGGCTTGATGGTAGTGCTTAGCCTGATTATTTACTTAATTATGCGCAGTATTGAATCGCGTATGGCGCGTTTAGAGCTTGCTGCGACTAGAATCGCTAGCGGGCGCTTAGAAACCCGGGTGAAAGTGGAAAGCGGAGACTTTTTAGGCCGCCTGGGCATGGCATTCAATGGGATGGCGAATCAAGTTCAGAGCTTGCTAAGAGGCCAGCAAGAGATGATTCGTGCGGTCTCTCATGAATTACGCACGCCGGTGGCCCGTATACGATTCGCGGTGCAAATGGTCGAAGATATGACCGACCAACCTGCGATTCGCCGTCAGCTTCAGGGGATTGATGCTGATATTTCCGAACTAGACGAATTGGTAGACGAAATTCTCACCTATGCTCGCTTGGGGGGGGAATCGAACAATGGCGTTGAATTAGAAATGGCGTTGGTTGAGTGCCGGGCAATGGCTGAGCGAGTTATCGACACGCTGTCGCCGTTGCACCAAAGCCTATCGTTAACGCTGGATGGTAGTGCTGAAGTTGAGTTGTACGCCGAACCTCGCTATTTACAACGAGCGCTGCAGAACCTTGTCAGCAATGCCTGTCGCTATGGCAAGTCGCAAGTAGTGATTCGTCTATGGGATGAGCCTCACCTTGTACGTATTGATATTGAGGATGATGGGCCCGGCATACCACCCGAAGCGCGTAGCGATATCTTCAAGCCGTTTGCCAGACTTGACGATAGTCGAGCCCGTAGCTCTGGGGGCTACGGGCTAGGTTTATCCATTGTGCAAAAAATTATCGCAGGCCATGGCGGTAGCGTCACTGTTGATACCAGCCCTACACTGGGCGGCGCGCGCTTTACGCTGCTGATTCCTCGTCGCGAGTTGCCGGTTTAA
- a CDS encoding winged helix-turn-helix domain-containing protein encodes MVDHLEQQFQALGAQDAATLGYPDQDHVLIIEDDQRLAELTREYLEANGFQVTLEADGAKGVDRILTLQPDLVILDLMLPGEDGLAICRRVRPNFAGPIMMLTARTDDLDQVLGLEMGADDYVPKPVQPRVLLARMRALLRRADAPAPGGEMRLRFENLEIDNATREAWLSGERIDLTSAEFDLLWLLASNAGRVLTREEIFNELRGIKYDGQDRSIDVRVSRIRPKVGDDPNQPHRIKTVRSKGYLFVKDS; translated from the coding sequence ATGGTAGACCACTTGGAACAGCAATTTCAGGCGCTTGGGGCTCAAGACGCCGCCACACTTGGCTATCCCGATCAAGATCACGTGTTGATTATTGAAGATGACCAGCGCTTGGCAGAGCTGACCCGCGAATATCTGGAGGCAAATGGCTTTCAAGTGACGCTAGAGGCGGATGGTGCAAAAGGCGTGGATCGTATTTTAACACTTCAGCCTGACTTGGTGATTTTGGACTTAATGTTACCGGGCGAGGATGGTTTGGCTATCTGCCGTCGTGTTAGGCCCAACTTTGCTGGTCCTATCATGATGCTAACGGCCCGCACGGATGATCTTGACCAGGTGCTGGGTTTGGAAATGGGGGCCGATGACTATGTGCCAAAACCGGTTCAACCCCGTGTACTCCTAGCGCGTATGCGTGCGTTACTGCGTCGTGCCGATGCACCAGCGCCGGGTGGTGAGATGCGCCTGCGCTTTGAAAATCTAGAGATAGATAACGCAACGCGTGAAGCCTGGCTTTCCGGCGAGCGTATTGATCTCACCAGCGCGGAGTTTGATCTACTGTGGCTGTTGGCGAGCAACGCAGGGCGTGTATTAACCCGAGAAGAAATTTTTAATGAGCTGCGTGGCATTAAATACGATGGTCAGGATCGTTCAATTGACGTGCGGGTTTCGCGTATTCGTCCCAAAGTAGGCGACGACCCTAACCAACCGCACCGGATCAAAACAGTGCGAAGCAAAGGCTATCTTTTTGTCAAAGACAGTTAA
- a CDS encoding PLDc N-terminal domain-containing protein — MGIEVGGLLGLIWLIIIVWAIVKVAKSSAGGLAKLLWILALLFFPLVGLIAWFLFGPKG, encoded by the coding sequence ATGGGCATTGAGGTAGGTGGATTACTAGGGCTTATCTGGCTCATCATTATTGTATGGGCCATTGTTAAAGTTGCTAAGAGTTCAGCAGGTGGGCTGGCAAAGCTGTTATGGATCTTGGCGCTATTATTTTTCCCGTTGGTTGGACTGATCGCGTGGTTTCTATTTGGCCCCAAAGGGTAG
- a CDS encoding TIGR02281 family clan AA aspartic protease, translating into MKTLAMQRGGIVTMLLFWVLLLAAGTWLLDGGFEKVMTPNAHVMYASADDGPVNLTRNRAGHFEAPGKINGKPVTFLLDTGATYVAVPRNLASELGLKPGRSAWFNTANGRAEGSLTQLDEVVLGNIRMNGVQGSISPGMENDTVLLGMSFLNLLVIEIRGGEMVLSLPTE; encoded by the coding sequence ATGAAAACCCTCGCTATGCAACGAGGTGGTATCGTCACAATGCTACTCTTTTGGGTGCTGCTATTGGCTGCTGGCACATGGCTATTAGATGGTGGTTTCGAGAAGGTAATGACGCCGAATGCCCATGTGATGTACGCCTCCGCCGATGACGGACCTGTCAATTTGACGCGTAATCGTGCTGGCCATTTTGAAGCTCCTGGGAAAATTAACGGGAAGCCGGTGACCTTTCTATTAGATACGGGGGCGACTTATGTTGCAGTACCGCGCAATTTAGCTAGCGAGTTGGGGCTAAAGCCGGGACGCAGTGCTTGGTTTAATACCGCGAATGGTCGCGCAGAGGGCTCGCTGACACAGCTAGATGAGGTTGTGTTGGGCAACATACGTATGAATGGCGTGCAAGGGTCTATAAGCCCTGGTATGGAAAACGATACCGTACTACTTGGCATGAGTTTTCTTAATTTATTGGTGATTGAAATACGTGGCGGAGAAATGGTGCTGAGCCTGCCTACGGAGTGA